A window from Sus scrofa isolate TJ Tabasco breed Duroc chromosome 2, Sscrofa11.1, whole genome shotgun sequence encodes these proteins:
- the LOC102167930 gene encoding mucin-16-like, producing the protein MGREGPAHLGSHRQGHLVALTLSLLLTCGPDLSTEDNTEERYLQVSPSQRGEQHRSRHITSERPSLGTDAPESAGLSRTPGSSIPADETWESTGTGQTFTGPQPTEWTETRLKMETLTSEASFVDTSPDRWMDSASTEPWTSFPDTTSLREPSSNTLTQDVTAGPTTEELLLPTDTSVTGGSSTSITQDTTPRPLGATASPETAATDVTLSVSRATVSVSTAVTKVAPGSSAPGGTNPPSSTIPSKMPETFSTGNPESREGTSQVLTPSNPGHHFSSPGTSPAGDLMMTTRLPLSLSTSAPGATASRFTASSDHEVTSSRDTGTPGSAAKTDPSSSLLHSGSHAETSAERVRNTTSPLAWTSPSEEGTTRSVFTLSTSPDATDRPSISTGSTLASEPSTGPGPLSITSDPGVKTTSPSSSSISEENNTPLSMTGRPPRGTWSASVSPSEASDSGTENNSMTASGPSSGVGTAESRTGATQVSPSHPERELGSPHSTSERPSLGTDAPESAGLSRTPGSSIPADETWESTGTGQTFTGPQPTEWTETRLKMETLTSEASFVDTSPDRWMDSASTEPWTSFPDTTSLREPSSNTLTQDVTAGPTTEELLLPTDTSVTGGSSTSITQDTTPRPLGATASPETAATDVTLSVSRATVSVSTAVTKVAPGSSAPGGTNPPSSTIPSKMPETFSTGNPESREGTSQVLTPSNPAITSPPLAPALQET; encoded by the coding sequence ATCTGAGCACGGAAGACAACACAGAGGAAAGATATCTTCAGGTCTCTCCATCACAACGAGGGGAACAACATCGAAGCCGCCACATCACCTCTGAAAGGCCCAGCCTCGGCACAGATGCCCCTGAGAGCGCCGGCCTCTCCAGGACACCTGGTTCCAGCATCCCAGCCGACGAAACATGGGAAAGTACAGGCACAGGTCAAACCTTTACTGGACCCCAACCAACTGAGTGGACAGAGACACGTCTTAAAATGGAAACACTGACCAGCGAGGCGAGCTTTGTGGACACCTCCCCCGACAGATGGATGGATTCTgcatccactgagccatggacaAGCTTCCCTGACACAACCTCACTCAGAGAACCATCTTCAAACACACTCACCCAGGACGTCACGGCTGGCCCAACCACTGAGGAGCTTCTGCTTCCCACCGACACCTCGGTGACAGGCGGCAGCAGCACAAGCATCACCCAGGATACCACACCCCGACCTCTGGGAGCCACGGCTTCACCTGAAACAGcggccacagatgtgaccctgaGCGTCAGCAGAGCCACAGTGTCCGTGTCGACAGCTGTGACCAAGGTGGCTCCTGGCTCAAGTGCTCCGGGAGGAACAAACCCACCATCAAGCACGATTCCTTCCAAAATGCCTGAGACATTCTCCACAGGGAATCCAGAGTCTAGGGAGGGAACCAGCCAGGTGCTGACTCCATCCAACCCCGGCCATCACTTCTCCTCCCCTGGCACCAGCCCTGCAGGAGACTTGATGATGACCACCCGCCTTCCTCTGTCCTTGTCCACCTCTGCTCCTGGGGCTACAGCGTCACGGTTCACCGCATCTTCAGACCACgaggtcacctcctccagggacaCAGGGACCCCTGGGAGTGCGGCAAAGACAGACCCCAGCTCGTCTCTCCTTCATTCAGGAAGTCATGCAGAAACCAGTGCCGAAAGAGTCAGAAATACAACTTCCCCACTGGCCTGGACATCTCCATCAGAGGAAGGAACAACAAGGAGTGTCTTCACCCTTAGCACCTCCCCTGATGCCACAGACAGACCCAGCATCTCCACAGGCAGTACCTTGGCTTCTGAACCATCAACAGGTCCTGGCCCCCTCAGCATCACCAGTGATCCAGGCGTGAAAACCACATCTCCTTCCAGCAGCTCCATCTCAGAGGAGAACAACACCCCTCTGTCCATGACCGGAAGGCCTCCCAGAGGAACCTGGTCTGCATCTGTCTCTCCATCTGAGGCCTCTGATTCTGGAACAGAAAACAATTCGATGACCGCTTCTGGCCCCTCCTCAGGTGTTGGCACTGCTGAGAGCAGAACAGGTGCAACTCAGGTCTCTCCATCACATCCAGAGAGGGAGCTCGGAAGCCCCCACTCCACCTCTGAGAGGCCCAGCCTCGGCACAGATGCCCCTGAGAGCGCCGGCCTCTCCAGGACACCTGGTTCCAGCATCCCAGCCGACGAAACATGGGAAAGTACAGGCACAGGTCAAACCTTTACTGGACCCCAACCAACTGAGTGGACAGAGACACGTCTTAAAATGGAAACACTGACCAGCGAGGCGAGCTTTGTGGACACCTCCCCCGACAGATGGATGGATTCTgcatccactgagccatggacaAGCTTCCCTGACACAACCTCACTCAGAGAACCATCTTCAAACACACTCACCCAGGACGTCACGGCTGGCCCAACCACTGAGGAGCTTCTGCTTCCCACCGACACCTCGGTGACAGGCGGCAGCAGCACAAGCATCACCCAGGATACCACACCCCGACCTCTGGGAGCCACGGCTTCACCTGAAACAGcggccacagatgtgaccctgaGCGTCAGCAGAGCCACAGTGTCCGTGTCGACAGCTGTGACCAAGGTGGCTCCTGGCTCAAGTGCTCCGGGAGGAACAAACCCACCATCAAGCACGATTCCTTCCAAAATGCCTGAGACATTCTCCACAGGGAATCCAGAGTCTAGGGAGGGAACCAGCCAGGTGCTGACTCCATCCAACCCGGCCATCACTTCTCCTCCCCTGGCACCAGCCCTGCAGGAGACTTGA